The Longimicrobiaceae bacterium genome segment AGCGCGCCGTGCAGTTCGGCACCGGCGCCTTCCTGCGCGGTTTCGTGGACTACTTCATCGACGAGGCGAACCGGCAGGGCCGCTTCGGCGGGCGGGTGGTGATGGTGGGCAGCACGGGCAGCGGGCGCGACGGCGTGCTGAACGAGCAGGACGGCCTCTACACGCTCGCCATCCAGGGCGTGGAGGGCGGGGAAGTGCGCCGGGAGCACCGCGTCGTCGGCTCCGTCAGCCGCGCGCTCTCCGCCCGCGGCGAGTGGACGGCGGTGCTGGAGGTGGCGCGCAGCCCCGAGCTTGAGGTCGTCTTCTCGAACACCACGGAAGTCGGCATCGCCCTCGACGAGGGAGACGAGGCGGAGATGAGTCCACCGCGCTCCTTCCCCGGCAAACTCGCGCGCTTCCTGTACGAGCGCGGCCGCGCCTTCGCGTGGAACGAGGCGCGCGGCGTGGTCGTGGTCCCGTGCGAGTTGATCGACGACAACGGCGACCGGCTGCGCGCCATCGTGCTCCAGCTCGGCGAGCGCTGGGGCTTCGGGGCGGAGTTCGCGCGCTGGATCGAATCCGCCGTGCCATTCTGCAACACGCTGGTGGACCGCATCGTCCCCGGCGCGCCGTCGCCCGAGGTGCAGATGGAGACGGACGCGCTGCTGGGCTACCGCGACGCGCTGCTCACGTCGTGCGAGGTCTACCGCCTCTTCGCCATCCAGGGCGATGGGGCGCTGGCGGAGCGGCTGCGCTTTCCGGCCGCGGACCCGCGCATCATCGTCGCCGCCGACGTGTCGCCGTACCGCGAGCGGAAGGTGCGGCTGCTGAACGGCTCGCACACCGTGACGACGCCGGCCGCGCTGCTCTGCGGCTGCGAGACGGTGCTGGACGCGGTGGAGCACGAGCTGGTGGGGCCCTTCCTGAGCCGCGCGATGCTGGAGGAGATCGTCCCCAGCCTGGACGCGCCGGGCGCGGAGGTCTTCGCGCAGGAGGTGCTGGACCGCTTCGCGAACCCGTTCATCCGCCACGCCCTGGTGGACATCACGCTCCAGCAGACCATGAAGGTCCGCGTCCGCATCGTCCCCTCCGTCGTTCGCTACGCTGAGAAGGCGGGGCGCGTGCCGCAGTCGCTGGCGTTCGGCTTCGCGGCGTACCTGCTCTACATGCGCGGCGACATGCAGGCCGATCGGCAGCGCGCCGGCCTCAACGTTCCCGCGGACGACCAGGGTGCAAAGGTGCGAGATGCGTGGCTTTCGGTAGATGCGGATTCCGCCGAAGCCGTCGCATCCCTCGTCCAATCCGTCGTGTCCGACGAAGCGCTGTGGGGCGCGGAGCTCGCCGCCGTCCCCGGCTTCGCGGACGCGGTCGCCACGCATCTCCAGTCCATGCTGTCCGACGGCGTCCCGGCCGCGCTCGAGGCGCACCTCGCCGGCGCCGCGCAGGCCGCGTAGGGAGACGGCGATGCAGATGACCTTCCGCTGGTACGGCGAGGACGATCCCGTCACCCTGGCGAACATCCGCCAGGTCCCCGGCGTCACCGGCATCGTCAGCGCGCTCTACGACGTCGCCGTGGGAGATGCGTGGCCGCTGGACGAGCTGCTGCGCCTCCGCGAGCGAATCGAGGCGGCGGGGATGCGGTTCGCCGTGGTCGAAAGCATCCCCGTGCACGAGGACGTGAAGCTGGGGCGGCCGACGCGCGACGCGCTGATCGACGCGTACTGCCGCAGCGTGCAGGCGATGGGCGAGGCGGGCATCCCCGTGCTCTGCTACAACTTCATGCCCGTGTTCGACTGGACGCGCACCAGCCTGGCCATGCCGCTGCCCGACGGCTCCACGGCATTGGCGTACGACCACGCGGCCCTCTCGCGCATCGACCTCTCCCGCGGCACCGGCGACCTTCCCGGCTGGGCGGCGGCGTACGACGCGGCGCAGCTCGCCGCCCTCTTCGAGGCCTACGAGTCGGTGGATGAAGAGCGGCTTTGGGAGAACCTCGCCTACTTCCTGGAGCGCGTCGCGCCCGTGGCGGAGGAGGCCGGGGTGAAGATGGCGATCCATCCGGATGATCCGCCGTGGCCCATCTTCGGGCTGCCGCGCATCATCACGGGCGGCGCGGCGCTGGAGCGGCTGGTCGACCTGGTCGAAAGCCCGGCGAACGGCGTGACGTTCTGCACCGGCTCGCTCGGGGCGGACCCGGCGAACGACCTGCCGGCCATCGCGCGGCGGCTGGGGGGGCGCGGGCGGATCCACTTTGTGCACTGCCGCAACGTGCGGGTCACCGGCGAGCGCGCGTTCCACGAGGCGCCGCACCCCAGCGCCTTCGGCAGCGTGGACATGCACAG includes the following:
- the uxuA gene encoding mannonate dehydratase, yielding MQMTFRWYGEDDPVTLANIRQVPGVTGIVSALYDVAVGDAWPLDELLRLRERIEAAGMRFAVVESIPVHEDVKLGRPTRDALIDAYCRSVQAMGEAGIPVLCYNFMPVFDWTRTSLAMPLPDGSTALAYDHAALSRIDLSRGTGDLPGWAAAYDAAQLAALFEAYESVDEERLWENLAYFLERVAPVAEEAGVKMAIHPDDPPWPIFGLPRIITGGAALERLVDLVESPANGVTFCTGSLGADPANDLPAIARRLGGRGRIHFVHCRNVRVTGERAFHEAPHPSAFGSVDMHSVLKALRDTGFDGPMRPDHGRMIWGEQGRPGYGLYDRALGAAYLQGLWEGLERPGD
- a CDS encoding tagaturonate reductase, yielding MPSLPALSRELVCSPAFQARTDVSVPAPELLSLPERAVQFGTGAFLRGFVDYFIDEANRQGRFGGRVVMVGSTGSGRDGVLNEQDGLYTLAIQGVEGGEVRREHRVVGSVSRALSARGEWTAVLEVARSPELEVVFSNTTEVGIALDEGDEAEMSPPRSFPGKLARFLYERGRAFAWNEARGVVVVPCELIDDNGDRLRAIVLQLGERWGFGAEFARWIESAVPFCNTLVDRIVPGAPSPEVQMETDALLGYRDALLTSCEVYRLFAIQGDGALAERLRFPAADPRIIVAADVSPYRERKVRLLNGSHTVTTPAALLCGCETVLDAVEHELVGPFLSRAMLEEIVPSLDAPGAEVFAQEVLDRFANPFIRHALVDITLQQTMKVRVRIVPSVVRYAEKAGRVPQSLAFGFAAYLLYMRGDMQADRQRAGLNVPADDQGAKVRDAWLSVDADSAEAVASLVQSVVSDEALWGAELAAVPGFADAVATHLQSMLSDGVPAALEAHLAGAAQAA